One genomic window of Methanosarcina acetivorans C2A includes the following:
- the cobJ gene encoding precorrin-3B C(17)-methyltransferase, with protein MAESQSQSQDKASGGKLYVVGIGPGSVEQLTLKARDVILNADYVLGNSTYLDQMESLLGTQEVIRSFMGKEVERARKAVELAKNANVVMVSGGDTNVYGMAGIVLEVAEHESLDVDIEILPGVTAVLAGASILGAPVVTDFAVISLSDLLTPWEVIEKRLNMAADADFVIGLYNPKSRKRKSNFARAIEIIRKYKADSVPVGLVKNAMRGEEEDQIVTTLGEVMEYEDWVDMSTAILIGNGESRIWKSPKKDIIITPRGYHKKYDY; from the coding sequence ATGGCAGAGTCACAATCGCAATCGCAAGATAAGGCATCCGGCGGAAAACTCTACGTTGTAGGGATAGGGCCGGGCTCCGTGGAACAGTTAACCCTCAAAGCCCGGGACGTAATCCTCAATGCCGATTATGTTCTCGGGAACAGTACTTACCTGGATCAGATGGAAAGTCTTCTCGGCACGCAGGAGGTAATCCGGAGTTTTATGGGAAAAGAGGTTGAAAGAGCCCGGAAAGCCGTGGAACTTGCAAAAAACGCAAACGTGGTCATGGTCAGCGGGGGCGACACCAACGTCTACGGCATGGCAGGAATCGTGCTGGAGGTTGCTGAGCACGAGAGCCTTGACGTGGACATAGAAATCCTTCCAGGGGTTACAGCAGTCCTTGCAGGGGCAAGTATTCTCGGTGCACCCGTGGTGACGGACTTTGCAGTGATCAGCTTAAGCGATCTCTTAACTCCCTGGGAGGTTATCGAAAAGCGGCTTAACATGGCTGCAGACGCGGATTTCGTGATAGGGCTTTACAACCCAAAGAGCCGCAAAAGAAAGTCCAACTTTGCAAGGGCAATCGAAATCATCCGCAAGTACAAGGCCGATTCCGTGCCTGTGGGGCTTGTCAAGAACGCCATGAGGGGCGAGGAAGAGGACCAGATCGTGACAACCCTCGGGGAGGTCATGGAGTATGAGGACTGGGTGGATATGAGCACCGCTATTCTCATAGGTAACGGGGAGTCCCGGATCTGGAAGTCTCCGAAAAAGGATATAATCATAACACCCAGGGGGTATCATAAGAAATATGACTACTGA
- a CDS encoding cobalamin biosynthesis protein, protein MMILGIGTRRGITKEEVLDAVKQALDECGLSLQEITAFASAKLKENERGLLEAGEILDIPVNFLPDEVLNSYNPPSSSQASRFGLKGVAEPAALALSEKHELICRKKVYGRVTIAIAR, encoded by the coding sequence ATGATGATTCTCGGAATCGGAACCCGCAGGGGCATTACAAAAGAAGAAGTTCTTGACGCCGTAAAACAGGCGCTTGACGAATGCGGCCTGAGTCTCCAGGAGATTACGGCTTTTGCCTCTGCGAAACTCAAAGAAAATGAGCGAGGTCTGCTGGAAGCAGGTGAAATTCTCGACATTCCGGTGAACTTTTTGCCGGATGAGGTGCTGAACAGCTACAACCCTCCTTCATCCTCCCAGGCTTCGCGCTTCGGGTTAAAAGGGGTTGCAGAGCCTGCTGCACTGGCCCTCTCGGAAAAACACGAATTGATTTGCAGGAAGAAAGTCTATGGCAGAGTCACAATCGCAATCGCAAGATAA
- a CDS encoding cobalamin biosynthesis protein CbiG: MASKIAEHLEADLLLYEKGIFRKAFENYGAIVAVFATGIVVRDIAPLLNNKWSDPAVVVVDSNLNFAIPLLGGHHGANEISRKLAELGAVPVLTTATEVHGKPSVEGIADRFGCEVFNKESTIAVNCALLDRQVEVLEVKGPRIVIVDEDVSVLVRKKQAEAKDEGTGNS, from the coding sequence ATTGCATCAAAGATAGCAGAGCATCTTGAAGCTGACCTTCTGCTCTATGAAAAGGGTATCTTCAGGAAAGCCTTTGAAAACTACGGGGCAATCGTTGCAGTCTTTGCTACGGGTATTGTGGTAAGGGATATTGCTCCCCTTCTCAATAATAAATGGTCGGACCCGGCAGTGGTCGTAGTGGACTCTAACCTGAATTTCGCAATCCCTCTCCTTGGAGGGCATCACGGGGCAAATGAGATATCCCGAAAGCTTGCGGAATTGGGTGCAGTTCCCGTGCTTACCACAGCTACCGAGGTCCACGGCAAACCCTCGGTTGAAGGGATTGCTGACAGGTTTGGCTGCGAGGTCTTCAATAAAGAATCCACAATCGCTGTAAACTGTGCCCTCCTTGACCGGCAGGTAGAAGTCCTTGAGGTTAAGGGACCCAGGATTGTCATTGTGGACGAGGATGTTTCCGTGCTTGTGAGAAAAAAACAGGCTGAAGCAAAGGATGAAGGTACCGGAAACAGCTGA
- a CDS encoding cobalt-precorrin-4/precorrin-4 C(11)-methyltransferase: MERKVYFVGAGPGNPKLITVLGRELLEKADLVMYAGSLVNPEVLNYTKGETVDSYGLTLDETTKIIADAVDAGKFVVRLHSGDPSLYGSVIEQMEELKKYDIEVERVAGVSSVFASAAALGTQLTLNGVSDTLIITRPAGKTLEKDLISELSVYNTTMAIFLGTQKIREIMEKVRCPKDTPVAVVFHASWEDEEVITGTVEDIADKVKDAGITRSAMIIIGGVVDPKNYRRSYLYGVAQEPL, from the coding sequence ATGGAAAGAAAAGTATATTTTGTGGGGGCAGGTCCCGGAAACCCCAAACTGATTACTGTCCTCGGACGTGAGCTGCTTGAAAAAGCGGACCTTGTTATGTATGCGGGCTCCCTTGTAAACCCCGAAGTCCTTAATTACACGAAGGGAGAAACGGTCGACAGCTACGGGCTTACCCTTGACGAGACCACGAAAATAATTGCCGATGCCGTGGATGCAGGAAAGTTCGTGGTGCGCCTCCACAGCGGAGACCCTTCGCTTTACGGGTCTGTTATCGAGCAGATGGAAGAGTTGAAAAAATACGATATCGAAGTTGAAAGAGTTGCCGGCGTCTCCTCGGTTTTCGCAAGCGCAGCAGCTCTTGGCACCCAGCTTACTCTTAACGGGGTTTCAGATACCCTTATCATCACACGTCCTGCAGGAAAAACTCTGGAAAAAGACCTTATCTCCGAGCTTTCCGTTTACAATACCACCATGGCAATTTTCCTTGGGACCCAGAAGATCAGGGAAATCATGGAAAAAGTCCGCTGCCCGAAAGACACTCCTGTTGCAGTTGTCTTCCATGCATCCTGGGAAGATGAAGAAGTTATCACAGGGACTGTAGAAGATATCGCAGACAAGGTGAAAGATGCAGGGATCACGCGCTCGGCAATGATAATTATCGGTGGGGTTGTTGACCCTAAAAACTACAGGAGGTCCTACCTATACGGAGTGGCCCAGGAACCGCTGTAA
- a CDS encoding cobalt-factor II C(20)-methyltransferase, which translates to MLIGVGLGPGDPELLTLKAVNVLKNSDKVYVPGRLAKDLVAPYTDAEILEFPMIRDIEVLNTLWKENADRVADEARKGTAAFGLIGDPNFFSTFTHLKKVMNRHYPDVETSTVPGISSITSFAARTDVAVESSFEVSDGSEIGYKIHLKATQPRKIIEKLETEGYREFIFAERLFSDNELIISKKEDIPEKGNYFSIIYGKK; encoded by the coding sequence ATGTTAATAGGAGTAGGACTTGGTCCAGGAGACCCTGAACTTCTGACCCTGAAAGCAGTGAATGTTTTGAAAAACAGTGATAAGGTATACGTCCCAGGACGCCTGGCAAAAGACCTTGTAGCCCCATATACGGACGCCGAAATCCTTGAGTTTCCCATGATAAGGGACATCGAAGTCCTGAACACCCTCTGGAAAGAAAATGCAGACCGTGTTGCAGATGAGGCCAGAAAAGGGACAGCGGCTTTCGGGCTTATAGGTGATCCCAACTTTTTCTCCACTTTCACTCACCTGAAAAAGGTTATGAACAGACACTACCCTGATGTTGAGACTTCAACAGTGCCGGGAATAAGTTCCATCACGTCTTTTGCTGCAAGGACTGATGTGGCGGTCGAGAGCTCCTTTGAGGTAAGCGACGGCTCCGAGATCGGGTATAAGATCCACCTTAAAGCCACACAACCGAGAAAGATTATCGAGAAGCTCGAAACTGAAGGGTATAGAGAGTTTATTTTCGCAGAGAGGCTTTTTTCGGACAATGAACTGATTATCAGTAAGAAAGAAGATATCCCGGAAAAAGGGAACTATTTCAGCATTATTTACGGTAAAAAATAA
- the cbiT gene encoding precorrin-6Y C5,15-methyltransferase (decarboxylating) subunit CbiT, protein MSEIVSVSGGPTKPEIIAVSLSKLGLQDGDRFADVGCGTGSVSIEAARIARNLTIYAIDARKEALLATEANFKSFGIENARVLAGEASELLGSGGSIDSIDCAFVGGTKNIDAILEKLVEKKTRSIVVNAVRIETVVRTIEAMKKLGIFDEVVHISVSRSAPIAGETMFKPENPVYIVVGKKQA, encoded by the coding sequence ATGTCCGAAATAGTAAGTGTTAGCGGCGGTCCGACTAAACCGGAAATAATTGCAGTGTCCCTTTCCAAACTCGGCCTGCAGGATGGGGATCGGTTTGCAGATGTAGGCTGCGGTACGGGTTCGGTCTCGATTGAAGCAGCTCGGATTGCCCGTAACCTGACTATCTATGCAATAGATGCCCGTAAAGAGGCTCTCCTTGCTACGGAAGCGAACTTCAAGAGTTTCGGGATTGAAAATGCCAGGGTCCTGGCCGGCGAAGCCTCGGAACTTCTCGGCTCCGGAGGGTCTATTGATTCAATTGATTGCGCTTTTGTTGGCGGTACTAAGAACATTGACGCCATCCTTGAGAAACTCGTTGAAAAAAAAACCCGCAGTATTGTGGTAAACGCAGTCCGTATCGAGACGGTTGTCCGAACAATCGAGGCTATGAAGAAGCTGGGAATTTTTGACGAAGTAGTCCACATTTCAGTCTCGAGAAGTGCCCCGATTGCAGGAGAAACTATGTTCAAACCTGAAAATCCGGTGTACATAGTTGTCGGAAAAAAACAAGCCTGA
- a CDS encoding homocitrate synthase/isopropylmalate synthase family protein, which produces MKIYESYEDLPKLKLPYGNEIFISDSTIRDGSQMPGIVLSREHKIQIYEYLHEIGIEKLEAFVFNKRDRDAVELMFDRGYECPEITGWARASRADIDKILEVDGLEETGILMSVSDTHIYSKMRLSGREEAEEKYLDALQYAVDHGLRTRAHLEDMTRADNYGFVFPLVKKIMEIDPDCIIRVCDTVGYGMPFMNIDEPYGIPKIVQYLKKDIGVKNIETHIHDDYGFGAASSIAGFWHGANWTSVTFLGIGERAGNSEMEKILLFLADRVEGFDKYNLEPVTRFAKFMEKELGLRVPRNKAVVGKNIFAHESGIHAAGVLKNPFNYEPYPPELVGSTRLLLIGDSSGLEVIRYKIQETLNDLLDVETIIEKDDRRLLKIQKEIQQLYDKEERVSCISDEELLAYVEKYFLYQPICDPAHTGRGKFKGKGKIQEPVEEVEETD; this is translated from the coding sequence ATGAAAATTTACGAATCATACGAAGACCTGCCCAAGCTAAAGCTGCCTTATGGAAACGAGATATTCATAAGTGACAGCACCATCCGTGATGGCTCCCAGATGCCAGGAATAGTCTTGAGCAGAGAACACAAAATTCAAATTTATGAATACCTGCACGAGATAGGAATTGAGAAACTTGAAGCCTTTGTATTCAATAAGAGAGACAGGGACGCCGTTGAACTTATGTTCGACCGGGGATACGAGTGTCCTGAAATCACTGGCTGGGCAAGGGCTTCAAGGGCTGACATAGACAAAATTCTGGAAGTAGACGGCCTTGAAGAGACCGGGATTTTGATGTCGGTCTCGGATACGCACATTTATTCGAAGATGAGGCTTTCAGGAAGGGAGGAAGCTGAAGAGAAATATCTTGATGCCCTTCAATATGCGGTGGACCATGGGCTTCGTACAAGAGCCCACCTGGAAGATATGACGAGGGCTGACAACTACGGCTTTGTTTTCCCCCTCGTAAAAAAGATTATGGAAATCGATCCTGACTGCATTATAAGAGTCTGCGACACCGTCGGGTACGGGATGCCGTTCATGAATATTGACGAACCGTACGGAATTCCTAAAATTGTCCAGTACCTCAAAAAAGATATAGGGGTCAAAAATATAGAAACCCACATCCATGACGATTACGGTTTCGGGGCAGCAAGTTCGATTGCGGGTTTCTGGCACGGAGCCAACTGGACAAGTGTAACCTTCCTGGGCATAGGAGAACGTGCAGGCAACAGCGAAATGGAAAAAATCCTGCTCTTCCTGGCGGACAGGGTTGAAGGTTTTGATAAATATAATTTGGAACCCGTCACTCGTTTTGCAAAGTTTATGGAAAAAGAACTCGGGCTCAGGGTCCCAAGAAACAAAGCTGTTGTCGGGAAAAACATCTTTGCCCACGAATCAGGAATCCATGCCGCAGGTGTCCTGAAAAATCCCTTCAACTATGAACCTTACCCTCCCGAACTTGTAGGAAGTACCAGGCTCCTCCTCATAGGCGATTCTTCGGGTCTTGAAGTGATACGTTACAAGATTCAGGAAACCTTAAATGACCTCCTTGATGTCGAAACCATAATCGAAAAAGATGATAGGAGACTGCTTAAGATCCAGAAAGAAATCCAGCAGCTCTATGATAAAGAAGAAAGGGTCTCCTGTATCTCGGATGAAGAGCTCCTTGCTTACGTTGAGAAATATTTCCTCTATCAACCAATCTGTGACCCTGCACATACGGGTAGAGGGAAATTTAAAGGCAAAGGAAAAATTCAGGAACCGGTAGAAGAGGTAGAAGAGACGGATTAA
- a CDS encoding isocitrate/isopropylmalate dehydrogenase family protein translates to MTKTAAVIKGDGVGPELVEAMLKVANAAGTDVEFVMCEAGAGWWEEHGGNSLVPDETWQILDSSDACFKGPTTTPGGIGSPRSVAVSIRRKYDLYANVRPIKTFPNSNAPLGDVEMVCVREGTEGLYIGEEIQLTDDVSIAIRKITRTASGKIARYAFEEAKRRGYDTVVPIHKSNILKLTCGSFLEEVEKVAQDYPNIEVWPYHIDNIAQQLIKNPQIFNKKVLLSTNLFMDVISEECSALVGSIGLIYSANLGDNFAMFEPAHGSAPKYAGLDKVNPVATVLAGAWMLDYLGEKEKSEAIFKATERVISEGKYVTYDVGGNAKLSQMADEIAKYTAEILK, encoded by the coding sequence ATGACTAAAACCGCAGCAGTAATCAAAGGTGACGGGGTTGGCCCCGAACTTGTGGAAGCAATGCTTAAAGTTGCAAACGCCGCTGGCACTGATGTTGAATTCGTAATGTGTGAAGCAGGAGCCGGCTGGTGGGAAGAGCATGGCGGCAATTCCCTTGTCCCTGATGAGACCTGGCAGATCCTTGACAGCTCCGATGCCTGTTTCAAGGGGCCGACCACAACCCCCGGCGGGATAGGCTCCCCGAGAAGTGTGGCCGTATCCATCAGGAGAAAGTACGACCTCTATGCAAATGTCAGGCCGATAAAGACCTTCCCGAACTCAAATGCACCTCTCGGGGATGTCGAGATGGTCTGTGTGCGAGAGGGGACTGAAGGACTTTACATTGGTGAGGAAATCCAGCTCACAGACGATGTTTCCATTGCAATCCGAAAAATTACCCGTACTGCATCCGGTAAGATTGCCCGCTATGCCTTTGAGGAAGCCAAAAGGAGAGGTTACGACACGGTTGTGCCCATCCATAAAAGCAATATCCTGAAACTGACCTGCGGCTCTTTCTTAGAAGAAGTCGAAAAGGTTGCACAGGACTACCCTAACATTGAGGTCTGGCCCTATCACATTGATAACATCGCCCAGCAGCTTATCAAAAACCCTCAGATCTTCAATAAAAAGGTCCTCCTTTCCACCAACCTCTTCATGGATGTAATCAGTGAAGAGTGTTCAGCCCTTGTTGGCAGTATCGGGCTCATTTACTCTGCAAATCTCGGGGACAATTTTGCAATGTTCGAGCCGGCTCACGGCTCAGCCCCGAAGTATGCCGGGCTGGATAAAGTAAACCCTGTTGCAACCGTGCTTGCAGGAGCCTGGATGCTGGACTACCTGGGTGAGAAGGAAAAGTCCGAAGCTATCTTCAAAGCCACAGAGCGCGTAATCTCCGAAGGCAAGTATGTGACCTACGACGTTGGAGGCAACGCAAAACTCAGCCAGATGGCAGACGAGATCGCAAAATACACCGCCGAAATCCTGAAATAA
- a CDS encoding TatD family hydrolase yields MSAKIPITDNHMHIDPRARGLEAVKDFQKSGGTHIILVTKPSWSLGIAVKKPEDYLAVFDETVEIASKIREIGVGAFPVLGVHPAEISKLTEYMELPEATETMKKGLELAAGYVERGLAVGIKSGRPHYPVSSEVWAASNEIMEHAFFLGKEQDCAVQLHTESVEEPELQDIAERAKKTGIKMYRVVKHYSPPLVKTCEELGIFPGVISVKGAIEQALEEGTRFMMETDYIDDPDRPGAVLGPKTVPKRTMKLIETHGEEPFWVVHKENPEKVYDIEIEL; encoded by the coding sequence ATGTCTGCAAAAATTCCGATTACCGACAACCACATGCATATAGACCCGAGAGCCAGAGGGCTTGAAGCCGTTAAAGACTTTCAGAAATCAGGCGGGACGCATATAATCCTGGTTACGAAACCCAGCTGGTCCCTTGGAATTGCGGTCAAAAAACCCGAGGATTATCTTGCGGTCTTTGACGAAACCGTGGAAATCGCGTCAAAAATCCGCGAAATTGGAGTAGGAGCTTTTCCGGTTCTCGGAGTTCACCCGGCAGAGATTTCAAAGCTTACGGAATACATGGAACTCCCGGAAGCGACCGAAACCATGAAAAAGGGCCTTGAGCTTGCTGCCGGATACGTTGAAAGAGGCCTTGCCGTGGGAATAAAATCGGGACGCCCGCACTATCCCGTATCCTCAGAGGTATGGGCAGCCTCAAATGAGATAATGGAACATGCCTTTTTTCTCGGGAAAGAACAGGACTGTGCAGTCCAGCTTCATACCGAAAGTGTGGAGGAGCCCGAACTGCAGGATATTGCAGAAAGGGCAAAAAAAACAGGAATAAAAATGTACAGGGTGGTCAAGCATTACTCGCCTCCTCTTGTGAAAACCTGTGAGGAACTCGGGATTTTTCCCGGCGTAATATCGGTCAAAGGAGCCATCGAGCAGGCGCTTGAAGAAGGAACCCGCTTCATGATGGAGACCGATTATATCGATGACCCCGATAGACCGGGCGCAGTCCTTGGCCCGAAGACCGTCCCGAAAAGGACCATGAAACTCATTGAAACGCATGGGGAAGAACCTTTTTGGGTTGTTCACAAGGAGAACCCTGAAAAAGTTTATGATATAGAGATCGAGCTATAA
- a CDS encoding multiprotein bridging factor aMBF1, translating to MQCEICGAEIRGKPICVKIDNSELQVCQKCAPYGQPVDKRTPVSRKVSPVVRAVPRTEKRPRKDFFDILKDELLDNYDQIIRDAREAKGWSQEDLAEKIKEKASLIKKIERSEIVPEDSVRKKLEHTLNIKLTERVDDAGQEVSHMRKDTTLGDIVKIKRK from the coding sequence ATGCAGTGCGAAATATGTGGTGCAGAGATCCGTGGAAAGCCCATATGCGTCAAAATTGATAACAGCGAACTCCAGGTCTGCCAGAAATGTGCACCTTATGGTCAGCCCGTTGACAAACGTACTCCCGTGTCAAGAAAAGTCTCTCCGGTAGTTCGTGCGGTCCCGCGAACTGAAAAGAGGCCAAGGAAGGATTTCTTCGATATTTTAAAAGATGAACTTCTGGACAACTACGATCAGATTATCCGGGACGCGAGGGAGGCCAAAGGCTGGTCTCAGGAGGATCTTGCTGAAAAAATCAAGGAAAAGGCATCTCTGATCAAAAAGATAGAGCGCAGCGAGATTGTGCCCGAAGATTCCGTTAGAAAGAAGCTGGAACACACCCTTAACATCAAACTCACAGAGCGCGTGGATGACGCAGGGCAGGAAGTCTCTCACATGAGGAAAGACACAACTCTCGGTGATATCGTAAAAATAAAGCGCAAATAA
- a CDS encoding proteasome-activating nucleotidase, with protein sequence MNLNIIRSSMTEITKSKDESMRSHLVKPGSVYDGIEPGELGESTESVQDRVRQLESRNSFLEEQCSQIESEKRYLENQKIKYEREIRKLQSELDRMKTSPLIIGTVIDVIKNDRIIVRSSNGPQFLVNVSQYIDEKKLLPGAKVALNQHTLAIAEVIPSTEEPFVAAMEVIESIEVDYDQIGGLDEQIQELQEAVELPLIEPERFARIGIEPPKGVLLYGLPGTGKTLLAKAVAHRTNATFIRVVGSELVQKYIGDGSKLVREIFEMARKKAPSIIFIDELDSIAARRLNETTGADREVQRTLMQLLAEMDGFDKRKNIRIIAATNRPDVLDPAILRPGRFDRLVHVPMPGIEARGKILKIHCGKMTLAGDIDFKKLAKVTEGMSGADLKAIATEAGMFAVRKDKALVEMEDFLEAVEKVSMAADTQKMMPGNLPETTMFV encoded by the coding sequence ATGAACTTAAATATTATTCGGAGCTCCATGACGGAAATTACCAAAAGTAAGGATGAAAGCATGCGCAGTCACCTTGTGAAGCCCGGATCTGTGTATGACGGAATCGAGCCTGGAGAGCTGGGGGAGTCAACTGAAAGCGTCCAGGACCGAGTGAGGCAACTCGAAAGCCGCAACAGTTTTCTGGAAGAGCAGTGCAGCCAGATAGAGTCCGAAAAACGCTATTTGGAGAACCAGAAGATCAAGTATGAGAGAGAAATACGAAAGCTTCAGTCGGAACTCGATCGCATGAAGACCTCTCCGCTGATCATTGGTACGGTTATTGATGTGATCAAGAATGATCGTATAATCGTCCGTAGCAGCAATGGCCCTCAGTTTCTGGTTAACGTCTCACAATATATTGACGAGAAAAAACTGCTGCCAGGGGCAAAGGTCGCCTTGAACCAGCATACACTTGCCATTGCAGAGGTTATTCCTTCAACAGAAGAGCCTTTTGTTGCTGCAATGGAAGTAATTGAAAGTATTGAAGTTGATTACGACCAGATCGGCGGTCTCGATGAGCAGATTCAGGAACTTCAGGAAGCAGTCGAACTTCCGCTAATCGAACCTGAGCGCTTTGCCAGGATAGGAATTGAGCCCCCCAAAGGAGTATTACTCTATGGGCTCCCGGGAACAGGTAAAACCCTGCTCGCAAAAGCCGTAGCCCACAGGACCAATGCGACATTTATCAGAGTTGTTGGTTCCGAACTTGTACAGAAATACATAGGGGACGGTTCCAAACTGGTAAGAGAAATCTTCGAGATGGCGAGGAAAAAAGCTCCCAGCATCATATTTATCGATGAACTGGATTCGATAGCTGCAAGGCGCTTAAACGAGACGACTGGCGCAGATAGGGAAGTTCAGAGAACTTTGATGCAGCTTCTTGCAGAAATGGATGGTTTTGACAAGAGGAAAAACATTCGGATCATTGCAGCCACAAACAGACCGGATGTCCTTGACCCTGCAATTCTCAGGCCGGGCCGTTTTGACAGGCTTGTCCATGTCCCGATGCCCGGAATAGAGGCCAGAGGAAAAATCCTCAAAATCCATTGTGGAAAGATGACTCTTGCGGGAGATATCGACTTTAAAAAGCTTGCAAAAGTTACCGAAGGGATGAGCGGGGCAGACCTGAAGGCAATTGCCACAGAAGCAGGCATGTTCGCGGTCAGAAAAGATAAGGCCCTTGTTGAAATGGAAGATTTCCTCGAAGCAGTAGAGAAGGTATCTATGGCTGCGGATACGCAGAAGATGATGCCTGGCAACCTTCCAGAGACAACAATGTTCGTGTAA
- a CDS encoding DUF99 family protein: MDLDFHIKPEIRVLGIDDSALLNEKVMIVGTVFRGGDWMDGVLRSEITRDGLDATEVISTMIKNSRHYAQLRIVMLDGVTYGGFNVVDIEELYRETGLPVIVVMRAYPDFEKIRAALRHFSDGELRWEIIKKAGKIEKLVTEKNGTPIYIQKAGIGLKSAEKIVRLTSIRSNIPEPLRVAHLIATGIIFGESRGRA, from the coding sequence GTGGATTTAGATTTTCATATCAAACCCGAGATCCGAGTTCTGGGCATAGACGACTCTGCGCTTCTTAATGAGAAGGTAATGATAGTGGGAACTGTTTTCAGAGGGGGAGACTGGATGGACGGAGTCCTGCGCTCGGAGATCACCAGAGACGGGCTTGATGCCACCGAAGTGATAAGCACGATGATAAAGAATAGCAGGCACTACGCCCAGCTAAGGATTGTCATGCTTGATGGGGTCACTTACGGAGGCTTTAATGTGGTCGACATAGAGGAGCTTTACAGGGAGACAGGGCTTCCTGTTATTGTGGTCATGCGGGCTTACCCGGATTTCGAAAAGATCCGGGCTGCCCTCAGGCACTTCTCCGATGGAGAACTGCGCTGGGAGATAATAAAAAAAGCCGGCAAAATAGAAAAATTGGTCACGGAAAAAAACGGCACTCCGATATATATCCAGAAAGCCGGGATAGGGTTAAAAAGCGCAGAAAAGATAGTCCGTCTCACTTCGATAAGAAGTAATATTCCGGAGCCTCTCAGGGTTGCCCATCTAATTGCAACGGGCATTATCTTCGGTGAGTCAAGAGGAAGAGCATGA
- the ftsZ gene encoding cell division protein FtsZ has translation MRSIVEEALARSALEGRAVQGEYSDSDYSNENLEVDAELEEILRSLKTTIKVIGCGGGGSNSIQRMMGEGIQGADLVALNTDAQHLLHIRSGKKILIGKKKTRGLGAGSLPQIGEDAAIESIDEINKIVQGSDMVFITAGLGGGTGTGSAPIVAEAARDAGALTIAVVTLPFSVEGHVRRTNAEAGLERLRDVADTVIVVPNDKLIEVVPRLPLQAAFKVSDEVLMRAVKGITELITKPGLVNLDFADIRTVMQNGGVAMIGLGESDGENKAVESVQKALRSPLLDVDISGATSALVNVVGGPDMTISEAECVVQEVYNRIDSNARLIWGAQVDPDLEQTVRTMIVVTGVTSAQIYGHGSDKNITYKYGIDFVE, from the coding sequence ATGAGATCCATTGTGGAAGAAGCCCTTGCTCGATCTGCCCTGGAAGGACGTGCCGTGCAGGGAGAGTATTCAGACTCAGATTACTCTAATGAAAACTTAGAAGTGGATGCTGAACTTGAAGAAATACTCCGGAGCCTTAAAACAACCATCAAAGTGATAGGTTGCGGAGGCGGCGGTTCGAACAGCATCCAGCGTATGATGGGCGAAGGCATCCAGGGAGCAGACCTTGTTGCTCTGAACACTGATGCCCAGCACCTTCTTCATATACGCTCCGGCAAAAAAATTCTCATAGGGAAAAAGAAGACCCGGGGACTTGGAGCCGGTAGCCTCCCCCAGATAGGAGAAGATGCAGCAATTGAGAGTATCGATGAGATAAACAAGATCGTCCAGGGCTCGGATATGGTTTTTATCACCGCAGGCCTTGGAGGAGGAACCGGAACCGGATCTGCCCCTATCGTGGCTGAGGCAGCCAGGGATGCAGGAGCCCTTACGATTGCAGTCGTAACCCTCCCGTTCAGTGTGGAAGGGCACGTAAGGAGGACAAATGCCGAGGCTGGGCTCGAAAGGCTTAGAGATGTTGCCGACACGGTTATTGTTGTTCCCAATGACAAGCTGATCGAAGTTGTCCCGAGACTTCCGCTTCAGGCTGCCTTTAAAGTCTCGGACGAAGTCCTTATGAGAGCTGTAAAAGGCATAACCGAACTGATTACAAAACCCGGACTTGTCAACCTCGACTTTGCCGATATAAGAACTGTCATGCAAAACGGAGGCGTTGCTATGATAGGGCTTGGAGAATCCGATGGTGAGAACAAAGCTGTCGAATCCGTCCAGAAAGCTCTGCGCAGCCCGCTCCTTGACGTGGATATCTCGGGTGCGACATCTGCCCTTGTTAACGTAGTTGGAGGTCCTGACATGACCATTTCGGAAGCCGAATGTGTGGTGCAGGAAGTCTACAACCGCATAGACAGCAATGCCCGCCTGATCTGGGGAGCCCAGGTTGACCCTGACCTGGAACAGACCGTACGTACCATGATCGTGGTCACAGGCGTTACCTCTGCCCAGATTTACGGTCACGGAAGCGACAAGAACATTACATACAAATACGGAATTGACTTCGTAGAGTGA